The DNA sequence cagtgcaggtagtttgtggtaagtaaatcccttaggggaggctctgctggattttccgttggagagttcggtagggtttccctgggatcagggctgtttagggttccagggaaggaattctggacgggtcctgacagtgtCTCTGagtgaattttgattttgattatcAATTTGTTTCATTCTTTTGGTCATCTTAGTTGGCAGAAACCTACTTGGTTTATACAAGATATACAACACTTAAACAAGGTTAAATTTTTATGTACTTTTAATTCCATCCTGGAATATAAACAGGTTGTACAGCTTTAAATGTGAGTTGAGCTTGCTCCTTCTGGAGTTGAAATATTCTTCTTCCTAAATGCTGCTCGAGAGATGGCATTGCCCAATAAATTTTGAAGATCGGGCCATACATCTAACTCGCATGTACCTTGGTTAGACATGTATTTCATCCAGTTGTTCATCATCTCATTACAACTTAGATCAAATGCAGGCAACAtactctaaaaaaaaattaagcaaaataaaaaaaaaattttaaaaaaaaaatctgaaggGTCAGCACCACATTGATCATATAAATTAGAACACAAGCACGATTACATATTTCTTGgtgaaatttttctttaataattatgttCTATAATTGAGTGGAAAGAGTAAAAACATCTTCAACTTCTCTAGATGGAAAGCTGGATTCATGATCTTTCTGTGTTTAACCCATTTCTCACCCTCATAGTTCGCAAGACTAGCAGCAGAGGACTTGATAAGTGGATTTGTATTGGGCTTTTTGAAAATCACCAAACCTGGTGAAGACGTCATTCAAATATTCTGGCTTCATGATGTTGACACTTGGAGTGGAACCAATCCAAATGAAAGAACTCTTACCTGCATTGTatcatttcaaaaaatttgaagacaatagacaaaatgaaaaaaaacaaaactgaaaAATGTTTGTCATAATTCTTCACCGTTTGATGGATGAAAGGAAGGACACATGGAGCTATGTCATCGGAGAACTCCATGGGTTTGGATGTTGCTTCTTTTAACATGATGGAGCTCTGCTTCAAGTCCCCAAAGAAAAGCCAATAGGAATTGCCTGTAATACCACCTTGTCTTAGGCATCTTTCGAGCTTCTTCGGCCTGAACCACACCCCGTTGAGCAACCTCCATGTCCATGTTAGTATGCTAATTACAAATGCTATAGACACAGATTTTAGATATTGATACTTCCATTTACCGCTGACCAGGGACTGAACAACTAGTATGATATTAATGTAGGGGacggttttatttatttatttatttttatgtaatttttatggCTTTCCATTGTTTTAGGAATTTTCATAAGACAGTTTCCTTGTTTATCACGCTATTCATAAGGATTAATTAATATCAATGAACGTTTCAAGATacatgaattaataaaacccatCTCTGCCTTCTTTCTATGTTGTTATCATACATACAGAGTTCTTAAGTTAGGGCATCCTGATAGAAAACCATGAAAACCTTTCTTATGAAAACCTTTCTTATTAGTCTTGGATTATTTTGagggttgaaatttaaaaatatatttgggatttatatgaatttataccAGTTTACTTTGCCCTTTAaagattttagtattttaattaaattcatatagcCCCAAGTACACCTTTTTGTCAAGATGCTATAAACATATGGACATCCTAATATGACTTTTGTTTTGCTACATCATTGAATAATCAATTTGGTGCCCAATCTCTGGATGGACAACCGAGGTGGTTTTTCACAAATTCAAAGATAACATATGTCTTAACATCAGACAAcatagaattttataaatatatgcacatatatatatatatataataacaattacaTCCAAAATCCATATGTTTTAATTGATACAAACATGTATCTGAAtagtacatatataaatatatttgttattcgtaattttttagtattaattaCGTTTGTGTAAAATAATATGAGCTCCAAATTGTGGTTTAAGAAAAATGACACTATGAGGAGCATGAGCATAGGATGGGGATAACTCAAATGTGAAGTTCTGTAGAATCATTGACAAAGCCATTTTTGCTTCCACCAAGGAAAAGTTTTGTCCAATGCAAATCCGGGGTCCCCCGCCAAAAGGGAAAAAACAAACTCGACCGTTCGTAGCCTTTGAAACTCCTTCAGAAAACCTTTCTGGATTGAACTCGGTTGCATCTGCACCCCACAGTTCTTTGTCATGATGAAAAAGCGCTGTTGGTAAGGAGATATGCCCTCCAGCTGGTATTGTCAACTTTCCCAGTTGTGTTTTCTTGTGAACCTTTCGATCAGATGTAAGCACCGGTGGATATAACCTAAGCACCTCATTCAAAATCATTGTAACCTGCATGTGACGATTTTCAATTCTCACTCGTAAGCTTAATAtgcactgtatatatatatatataaattatcacaTTTGGATATACCAAAAATATTATCACatatggatatttgaattgtaacaaaattaatataccATATATTTAGGAATGATTACATGTAATTTGTTAAAATCCAGATATCTAGATGTGATAATAACTCTATACATATCCAACGTTTAAGGATGAGTACAGATTACCTAATATATAAATCATCTACTGTTAATAAGCCACATATATACTCAATCTAAATTGCCTGGTGAAGCCAAGTagattatatctatatatataatgtattataATATACTTACAACTTTAAGGTGGGTTAAGCCATCAAAGTCAGGCTTCTTGTTACCAAAAGCTTGCAAAGCCTCTTCTCTTGCACGGTGTTGCCAATTTGGATACATACTTAATAAAACCATGGTCCAAACAAGCAGCACTGATGTGGTATCTTGGCCTGCAAAGTAGAATAGCTTACATTCCTCGATCACATCTTCAGTACTCATTCCAACACTCTTCTTGTTTCCATGTTGTTGGATTTCTTTAAAGTTGGACTCCAAAAGTATGCCTAATAAGTCATCTTTAGTTCCATCTCCCATTTTCATCGCTTTCTTTCTTTCGTTGATTATGTCCTCGAGTGAAGCTTTTATTTCCTTGTCAATTTCCTTCATCCTCTTGTTCATCTTTGTAGGCAGAAACCTATATACACAAACCACTACCatagtaattaatttgttattttatattattaaatattatttgaacACATACACATAGATGCATTTGTACAGTTTTGATCTATTGCTAtaacataattattatattatgttgaACATCTATTGATATGATAAATGTTAAAAGTtgttagttttaaattattaattgatatgaCATTTTCATCATTCGATATGTCTTTAAattcttatattatattaaaaatatatttctaacgaatcattattttatacacacacatgtatatatatacatataaaatttgttatggtcGATGCCTATCATAAGGTGTGGACGTACAACTTACAAGTCAACATaaccaatatacatatatatatatatagataagggAATTGagatattaattagttttttatgtttattgacTAATTACCTCCATCCTGGAATGTAAACAGTCTGAAGAAGTTTCATTACATGTTGAGCTTGCTCTGTTAGCAGTTGGAATATTTTTCGTCCTTCTTGGTAGCTACTCCCAAAGGCTGCTCTGGAGATCACATCAGCTGACAAATTTTGTAGATAAGGCCATATATCCAACTCACATGACCCTTCTTTTGACACCAAAACCTCCCATTTACTAATCATCTCGCTGCAACATGCATCAAACGCTGGTACCATTTTCTACATTAATCGCACACATGGGGAACCTTAGTTATAATAATCAaccatttattaacaaaaaaaaaaaaattgtaataattatcaaCTGCATGGGGAACCTTAGATTCGGATTAAAATTGGGATCGATAGAAAGGTAAATATTACTGTCAAATATTTACTTTAgatcaattaatttttctttgattgcTAAAACGGATCCTatcttatttttgtaatttcttcATTGAACAGCAgcttaagattttaaaaatactatGTAATTCAACAAGGTAAAAATCATACCAACTCctataaaaatctaatttttaagTCCATAAATGGTTGGCCTATTTGAAATAACCAGCTACAATACTATATATCATAATTGGTGATCCATTATTAATGCTTACATTATgttaatatatgataatttaataagCTAC is a window from the Ziziphus jujuba cultivar Dongzao chromosome 11, ASM3175591v1 genome containing:
- the LOC107405893 gene encoding cytochrome P450 CYP72A219; this encodes MEVSGARAAVYVGLVSIVIALAWRVLNWVWFRPKRLERFLRQQGLSGNSYRFLFGDLKDSSTMTKEAKSKPMNLSHDITPRVLPYLHHTVNTFGKNCFIWDGPNPRTIITNPEDVKDVFAKYDDFQRPNSNPLVQLLATGLSSYEDEKWAKHRRIINPAFHIERLKKMVPAFDACCSEMISKWEVLVSKEGSCELDIWPYLQNLSADVISRAAFGSSYQEGRKIFQLLTEQAQHVMKLLQTVYIPGWRFLPTKMNKRMKEIDKEIKASLEDIINERKKAMKMGDGTKDDLLGILLESNFKEIQQHGNKKSVGMSTEDVIEECKLFYFAGQDTTSVLLVWTMVLLSMYPNWQHRAREEALQAFGNKKPDFDGLTHLKVVTMILNEVLRLYPPVLTSDRKVHKKTQLGKLTIPAGGHISLPTALFHHDKELWGADATEFNPERFSEGVSKATNGRVCFFPFGGGPRICIGQNFSLVEAKMALSMILQNFTFELSPSYAHAPHSVIFLKPQFGAHIILHKRN